From a region of the Saccharomyces paradoxus chromosome IV, complete sequence genome:
- the VPS52 gene encoding Vps52p (Component of the GARP (Golgi-associated retrograde protein) complex~similar to YDR484W) translates to MDVLKEVLSLDQAKFDQLKETSQNETDKTNDPFENYLKDCKFKAPSNQDQSPFAKLKSLQETHSNNETAINKIIPQLIDYLTEFTNRLSNYTQDLDFIKKKSNELQSLLEYNSTKLAHISPMVNDLMIPPELIDDIVKGKINENWQDNITFIADKEEIYDKYRYNNVDHDHKDTENSAVIAPKDFDKLCQLLDILKNVILERSKRLIISKIKTLRSHHPVPSQRIQTKLLKVQKIFPFIRDNNLSLALELRQAYCYTMKWYYREYFSRYIRSLTILQFQQIDSQFALGNGLSTTSVGGFSNSPSLFFSNYLTTSASNAFYNKLPVTDEEVDRYFQIKKRLNILTQEDNTVMVSQIAENNTAKNYIEIGFKNLNLAILDNCTVEYHFLKDFFAMNGENFEEINGLLEQIFQPTFDEATAYTQQLIQYNYDIFGVLISIRVANQLQFESERRGIPSMFDTFLNGQLIQLWPRFQQLVDFQCESLRKAAITTNVAKYAGSSTTSNNSPLTSPHELTVQFGKFLSSFLTLAITHKQAIDERSEPLYNSIIRLRNDFETVMTKCSKKTKSPERFLTTNYMYLYNNLQQLHLHLNISNSDAQNHNFDSAENVSTKATDDDENDSSVPLIIRETESHFKTLVEAFTRS, encoded by the coding sequence ATGGATGTACTTAAGGAAGTATTGTCGCTAGACCAAGCCAAATTTGACCAGCTGAAGGAAACGAGCCAAAATGAAACAGATAAAACTAATGAtccttttgaaaactatTTGAAGGATTGTAAATTCAAAGCGCCTTCAAACCAAGACCAATCACCATTTGCCAAACTGAAATCATTGCAGGAAACGCATTCTAACAATGAAACGGCTattaataaaattattCCTCAATTGATTGATTATTTAACCGAATTTACTAATAGATTATCAAACTACACACAAGATTTAGactttattaaaaaaaagtccaACGAATTACAGTCATTACTCGAATATAACTCCACTAAACTGGCACATATCTCTCCCATGGTCAATGACTTGATGATTCCTCCCGAACTCATTGATGACATCGTTAAAGGGAAGATCAATGAAAACTGGCAAGATAATATAACATTCATAGcagataaagaagaaatttatgACAAGTATAGGTACAATAATGTTGACCATGATCACAAGGACACAGAAAACTCGGCAGTGATAGCACCCAAggattttgataaattgtGTCAACTCTTGGATATCCTAAAAAATGTTATTCTAGAAAGATCGAAAAGACTTATTATCtcaaaaatcaaaactttAAGAAGTCATCATCCAGTACCATCACAGAGGATACaaacaaaattattaaaagttcaaaaaattttcccCTTCATAAGGGATAATAATCTCTCATTAGCCCTTGAGTTAAGACAGGCATATTGTTATACTATGAAATGGTATTATAGAGAATATTTCTCAAGGTATATCAGGTCACTGACTATTTTacaatttcaacaaattgaTTCCCAATTTGCATTAGGTAATGGGCTTTCGACAACATCAGTGGGTGGGTTTAGCAATTCCCCCTCCTTGTTTTTCTCAAATTACTTAACTACATCTGCTTCAAATGCTTTCTATAATAAACTCCCTGTGACAGATGAGGAAGTTGATAGATATTTtcagataaagaaaagattaaacATTCTAACGCAAGAAGATAATACAGTAATGGTATCTCAAATTGCTGAAAATAACACAGCCAAGAACTATATTGAAATTGGatttaaaaatttaaacCTAGCCATTCTAGATAACTGTACGGTGGAGTACCACtttttaaaagattttttcgCTATGAATggtgaaaattttgaggaAATTAATGGTTTATTGGAACAAATATTTCAACCAACGTTTGATGAGGCGACAGCATACACTCAGCAGCTAATTCAATATaattatgatatttttggtgTACTCATAAGTATTCGTGTGGCTAATCAATTACAATTTGAATCCGAAAGAAGAGGAATACCGTCTATGTTTGATACTTTCTTAAATGGTCAATTAATTCAATTATGGCCTCGATTTCAGCAATTAGTAGATTTTCAATGCGAAAGCTTACGTAAAGCGGCGATAACTACAAACGTGGCAAAATATGCTGGCAGCTCAACCACATCCAATAATAGTCCTTTGACTTCACCGCATGAATTAACCGTACAGTTTGGTAAGTTTTTGTCAAGTTTCTTGACATTGGCAATAACACATAAGCAGGCCATTGACGAAAGATCTGAACCGTTATACAATTCCATCATTAGGCTCAGAaatgattttgaaacagTTATGACAAAGTGCAGTAAAAAGACTAAATCACCTGAAAGATTTCTGACCACAAATTACATGTATTTATACAATAATTTACAGCAATTGCACCTGCACCTAAATATAAGCAATTCAGATGCACAAAACCACAATTTTGATTCTGCAGAAAATGTTAGCACGAAGGCTACagatgatgacgaaaatGATTCAAGCGTGCCGCTAATAATCAGAGAAACAGAGAGtcatttcaaaactttAGTTGAAGCCTTTACCAGAAGctga
- the VPS72 gene encoding Vps72p (Htz1p-binding component of the SWR1 complex~similar to YDR485C) has translation MSDEGDDNGLDYNTEFIIQTRSRRSNAGNKLQKLLEQELRDIESTKRQLSSYKNGDDDDEDEIGLLFQEDEDDEDFEVMAKDDNDEGEEEEDDETQSITREHSQVSSEQVADDLMFSSSESENSSNENDEDAEEREIRRQELLSRKKRNKKLQKGPVIIKKQKPKPKSIKGDAAPRSHHSHEQLNAETLLLNTRRTSKRSSVMENTMKVYEKLSKAEKKRKVIQERIRKHKEKESQHMLTQEERLRIAKETEKLNILSLDKFKEQEVWKKENRLALQKRQKLKFQPNETILQFLSTAWLMTPAMELDDRKYWQEQLSKRDKKKKKYPRKSKKKLNLCQQDTSDDKKEEREGSTRNDDSVNPAEENSSTVHNQEMFEVGKDSTNDTVEEGWSPDAVVKTVNPEELKPTPLPDVTLNENADNQNTVDEASNGQSQEDITDAKQKITNVSEPIQNLQSKEIKDELTSALKNKENSFKESSPAGQAISQSDESATPPPLNSTGTEDTMLISKDTDIKEDIEPGVKIEDTKNFPHNTPREIESNTATTASKQVTFTDHPQVAIIDTEESPSKKTTANMNESSTEDSLPTPIYEGPEQLTSRNFVTLYDFPNTPPNLKDFNTNLFGDQWAYTNGLSATQRPQDMKTVFHSILPSPSQSSVSSSTVDISLDLSALANFPSFGEYDKKIVHQINTETNKDLEIKIKTQPPTGVFLANGIRKKCLITNKECQYFDPRTGVPYSDVEAYKIIQQIQDPISREEGRTDIRRGETTDEDSTDQVRFKWFGFKNGGIYLDLDQRPAKGVPEGF, from the coding sequence ATGAGCGATGAAGGTGATGATAATGGTCTAGATTACAACACGGAGTTTATTATACAAACACGATCGAGGAGGTCCAATGCCGGTAATAAATTACAGAAACTATTGGAACAGGAACTGAGGGATATAGAATCCACCAAAAGACAACTTTCTTCTTACAAGAACGgtgacgatgatgatgaagacgaaatCGGACTGTTGTTTCAGgaagatgaggatgatgaagattttgaagtAATGGCAAAagatgataatgatgaaggggaagaagaagaagacgatgaGACCCAAAGCATAACAAGAGAACACTCTCAGGTTTCAAGTGAGCAAGTAGCTGATGATTTAATGTTCAGCAGTAGCGAATCTGAAAATTCCAGCaacgaaaatgatgaagatgcaGAGGAAAGGGAAATACGAAGACAAGAGCTACtctcaagaaaaaaaagaaacaagaaattaCAGAAGGGTCCCGTAATAatcaaaaagcaaaagcCCAAACCTAAGTCGATAAAAGGGGATGCTGCACCAAGATCACACCATAGCCATGAACAATTGAATGCAGAGACTTTACTGTTAAACACTAGGAGAACTTCTAAAAGATCATCAGTAATGGAAAATACAATGAAAGTTTATGAGAAATTGTCTAAAGCtgagaaaaagagaaaagttatacaagaaagaataagGAAGCACAAAGAGAAGGAGTCTCAGCATATGTTGACTCAAGAAGAGAGATTAAGAATTGCCAAGGAGACTGAGAAGCTGAATATTTTGTCACTAGATAAGTTCAAGGAACAAGAAGtttggaagaaagagaatCGTTTAGCTTTAcagaaaagacaaaaacTGAAATTCCAGCCAAATGAAACTATACTACAATTTTTGTCTACTGCATGGCTAATGACCCCAGCAATGGAATTAGATGATCGTAAATACTGGCAGGAACAATTGAGTAAACGtgacaagaaaaagaagaaatatccTAGGAAgtcaaagaagaaactaAATCTCTGTCAGCAGGATACATCAGACGATAAAAAGGAGGAAAGAGAGGGATCAACAAGGAACGACGATAGTGTAAATCCTGCGGAGGAAAATTCTTCCACCGTACACAACCAAGAAATGTTTGAAGTTGGAAAAGATTCTACTAATGATACGGTTGAAGAAGGATGGAGTCCAGATGCAGTGGTAAAAACTGTAAACCCAGAGGAGCTAAAGCCAACACCATTACCTGATGTCACATTGAATGAAAATGCAGACAACCAGAATACCGTTGATGAGGCTTCCAACGGCCAATCACAAGAAGATATAACAGATGCCAAGCAGAAAATCACCAATGTAAGCGAGCCAATACAAAATTTACAGagtaaagaaataaaagatgaatTGACAAGTGCTctaaagaataaagaaaattcttttaaagAATCATCACCTGCTGGCCAAGCGATCTCACAAAGTGATGAGTCAGCAACACCTCCGCCGTTAAACTCTACTGGCACTGAAGATACTATGTTGATCTCTAAGGATACagatattaaagaagatattgaaCCTGGTGTGAAAATTGAAGACACCAAGAACTTTCCTCATAATACACCCCGAGAGATCGAGAGCAATACTGCTACTACTGCTTCAAAACAAGTTACGTTCACAGATCATCCGCAAGTGGCCATAATTGACACTGAAGAGTcaccttcaaaaaaaaccaCAGCTAACATGAATGAATCTTCCACGGAGGATTCTTTACCAACACCTATCTACGAAGGACCTGAACAATTAACCTCCAGAAACTTTGTCACACTTTATGATTTTCCTAATACGCCGCCGAATTTAAAAGATTTTAATACAAATTTATTTGGTGATCAGTGGGCTTACACAAATGGATTATCCGCCACTCAGCGTCCACAAGATATGAAAACTGTTTTCCACTCCATTTTACCGTCACCATCTCAGTCTTCAGTATCGTCTTCTACCGTAGATATATCTCTTGATTTATCAGCTCTAGCAAATTTTCCATCTTTTGGTGAATACGATAAGAAAATCGTTCATCAAATCAATACAGAGACAAATAAGGATTTGGAaattaaaatcaaaacacAACCTCCAACAGGTGTTTTCTTAGCCAATGgtataagaaaaaaatgtttaatTACAAATAAGGAATGTCAGTACTTTGATCCAAGAACTGGTGTGCCGTATTCTGATGTGGAAGCTTATAAAATCATTCAGCAGATTCAAGATCCCATCTCTAGGGAAGAGGGAAGGACAGATATCAGGCGTGGTGAAACGACAGATGAGGATAGTACTGATCAGGTAAGGTTCAAATGGTTTGGGTTCAAAAATGGTGGTATTTACCTTGATCTAGATCAAAGACCTGCAAAGGGTGTTCCTGAAGGATTTTAA
- the VPS60 gene encoding Vps60p (Protein involved in late endosome to vacuole transport~similar to YDR486C), with protein MNRIFGYGNKKSHDQLLQESNQSMNQAQQSLSNRISQLDTQIAQLNFQLQNIQKNLQRSNNKQPSLRKQALKILNKRKQLENMKDSLDSQSWSMTQAQLTNDNLQNTMITINALKQTNNAMKAQYGKINIDKLQDMQDEMLDLIEQGDELQEVLAMNNSNGELDDISDAELDAELDALAQEDFTLQTSENSLGNDMPNYLLGANAPPAFIDEEPNLDTEDKNKALESAQ; from the coding sequence ATGAATAGGATTTTCGGATAtggaaacaagaaaagcCATGACCAACTCTTACAAGAGTCGAACCAATCCATGAATCAGGCCCAACAGTCATTATCGAACAGGATATCCCAATTAGACACTCAAATCGCCCAGTTGAACTTCCAGCtgcaaaatattcaaaagaatttaCAAAGATCAAACAATAAGCAACCGTCATTAAGAAAACAGGCTTTGAAGATTCTAAACAAACGTAAACAGTTGGAAAATATGAAGGATTCTTTGGATTCTCAATCTTGGTCCATGACGCAAGCCCAGTTAACAAATGATAATTTGCAAAACACAATGATCACCATAAACGCATTAAAGCAAACTAATAATGCTATGAAGGCCCAGTACGGCAAGATAAATATTGACAAACTACAGGATATGCAGGATGAAATGCTGGATTTAATAGAACAAGGTGATGAGCTACAAGAAGTGTTGGCAATGAATAACAGTAATGGCGAGCTTGACGACATTAGTGATGCAGAACTGGATGCAGAACTGGACGCTCTGGCACAAGAAGATTTCACTTTGCAGACGAGCGAGAACTCATTAGGTAACGATATGCCCAATTACCTACTAGGTGCGAATGCGCCACCGGcttttattgatgaagagcCAAACTTGGATactgaagataaaaataaagctttAGAGAGCGCtcaatga
- the RIB3 gene encoding 3,4-dihydroxy-2-butanone-4-phosphate synthase RIB3 (3,4-dihydroxy-2-butanone-4-phosphate synthase (DHBP synthase)~similar to YDR487C) gives MFTPIDQAVEHFKQNKFVIVMDDAGRENEGDLICAAENISTEQMAFLVRHSSGYVCAPMTNTIADKLDLPLLRTGMKFESNDDDRHGTAYTITVDVAQGTTTGISAYDRSLTCKALADSSSTPKSFLKPGHICPLRAADGGVLQRRGHTEAGVDLCKLSALSPVAVIGELVNDDEQGTMMRLKDCQAFGKKHGIPLISIEELAQYLKK, from the coding sequence ATGTTTACACCAATTGATCAAGCTGTAGAACACTTTAAGCAGAATAAGTTCGTAATTGTTATGGACGATGCCGGTCGTGAAAACGAAGGTGACCTTATTTGCGCTGCTGAAAATATCAGTACCGAGCAGATGGCCTTCCTCGTACGCCACTCTTCAGGCTACGTCTGTGCTCCCATGACGAATACCATTGCTGATAAACTGGACCTCCCACTACTAAGAACAGGCATGAAGTTCGAATCCAATGACGACGACAGGCATGGAACTGCATACACAATAACAGTAGATGTAGCCCAGGGTACCACCACAGGTATTTCCGCTTATGACAGGTCGTTGACTTGTAAGGCCCTTGCGGACTCTTCCTCTACGccaaaatcttttttaaaaCCAGGGCACATCTGTCCCTTGAGAGCCGCTGATGGCGGTGTTTTACAGAGAAGAGGCCACACTGAGGCCGGTGTCGATCTGTGTAAACTAAGCGCACTAAGCCCGGTGGCTGTTATTGGTGAATTGGTCAATGACGACGAACAGGGAACGATGATGAGACTAAAAGACTGTCAAGCATTTGGTAAGAAACATGGCATTCCTTTGATTTCCATCGAAGAATTGGCCcaatatttgaagaaataa
- the PAC11 gene encoding dynein intermediate chain (Dynein intermediate chain, microtubule motor protein~similar to YDR488C) translates to MERLKELEEKRRQLKELRERRKQASLFPGSEMMRHHPTGVHAKATMVSVSVQTEMEEGSKIREPQTAHIRRKEVITYDKGIQTDQIEENKPEEKENLMTSDASAAVDEGNNDKNENTQPRLELAKPFLIEDATATLNNASFARLETLVPASAEQASSEMQQDGDNLMKWTMVGENVQSEADCDRIAQEYDPEKGILVVVYLQLPPVDRQYASGEAAWSVVNVVKCDNANGRNGLLVDMVEFRGTRIMRATILRRNHPDSKIVSILLTTFTGKIILYELRLKQKRQETPAAYVVQRNLVARHYFQHPVVAVIETSSVQGQEKVLVAADNGNIMELSCLDLTVLRKPQQLRPVPLSQLLSLEKDNCTYTERLQRLAKFDEVGIASVAYTWEDPQYIWVGGEDGCIYKVVWDQPGPLYLALNNNGFQPAESHSTRVTGLEFYRDDARRLMLLLSCSTDWTVRLWDARAGKSVIGGPLLLGAPVLRARWLEYNEGKNSHTLRCEVWCADGRHVVVNWAFDSKTSLYTAAVIS, encoded by the coding sequence ATGGAGCGATTGAAGGAACTGgaggaaaagagaagacAATTGAAAGAGCTGCGTGAGAGGCGAAAACAAGCCAGCTTGTTCCCAGGGAGCGAGATGATGCGCCACCACCCCACAGGGGTGCACGCAAAGGCAACCATGGTAAGTGTTTCAGTGCAGACCGAGATGGAGGAAGGCTCGAAGATTCGAGAGCCTCAAACTGCACATATTCGACGTAAGGAAGTGATAACATACGACAAAGGCATTCAAACGGACCAAATTGAAGAGAACAAACcggaagaaaaggaaaatctCATGACCTCTGATGCTTCTGCTGCAGTCGACGAGGGtaataatgacaaaaatgaaaacacCCAACCAAGGTTAGAACTGGCCAAGCCTTTTCTCATAGAAGACGCAACGGCAACGCTAAATAACGCTAGTTTTGCGCGGCTGGAGACGCTAGTTCCTGCGTCAGCCGAGCAGGCGTCATCAGAGATGCAACAAGATGGAGATAACCTGATGAAATGGACCATGGTCGGTGAAAACGTACAATCAGAAGCCGATTGCGATCGCATCGCACAGGAGTATGACCCAGAAAAGGGGATCTTGGTTGTAGTGTATCTACAATTGCCGCCAGTAGACCGCCAATATGCTAGTGGCGAGGCAGCATGGTCTGTAGTGAACGTGGTGAAGTGCGACAATGCCAACGGACGCAACGGTCTGTTGGTAGACATGGTAGAGTTCCGCGGTACGCGGATCATGAGAGCCACAATTCTTCGGCGCAATCACCCGGACAGCAAAATAGTGTCAATCCTACTGACTACTTTCACGGGCAAGATCATATTGTACGAGCTTCGactgaaacaaaaaaggcAAGAAACACCGGCAGCATATGTCGTACAGCGAAATCTGGTGGCAAGACACTACTTCCAGCATCCAGTGGTGGCTGTCATTGAGACAAGTAGCGTACAGGGCCAAGAGAAGGTGCTTGTGGCAGCCGATAACGGCAATATTATGGAGTTGAGCTGCCTGGACTTGACAGTTTTGCGGAAGCCACAGCAGCTTCGTCCCGTGCCGCTATCGCAGCTTTTATCACTGGAAAAAGATAATTGCACATATACGGAGCGGTTGCAGCGGTTAGCGAAGTTTGACGAGGTTGGGATAGCAAGTGTGGCGTACACGTGGGAAGACCCGCAGTATATCTGGGTTGGTGGTGAGGACGGTTGTATTTATAAGGTTGTCTGGGATCAGCCTGGACCGCTGTACCTAGCATTAAACAACAATGGGTTTCAGCCTGCGGAAAGCCACTCTACAAGAGTGACCGGATTGGAGTTCTATCGGGACGACGCTCGGCGGCTAATGCTTCTGTTATCATGTTCGACGGACTGGACGGTGCGGCTGTGGGATGCGCGAGCCGGGAAATCTGTCATAGGGGGGCCATTGTTGTTAGGGGCGCCTGTACTTCGTGCACGTTGGCTCGAGTATAACGAAGGTAAGAATAGTCACACTCTACGGTGCGAAGTGTGGTGTGCAGATGGTCGTCACGTTGTTGTAAATTGGGCTTTCGATTCTAAGACGTCTCTCTACACGGCCGCTGTTATCTCCTAA
- the SLD5 gene encoding DNA replication protein SLD5 (Subunit of the GINS complex (Sld5p, Psf1p, Psf2p, Psf3p)~similar to YDR489W), with protein MDINIDDILAELDKETTAVDPTNITQVSSSTTHRDANTIVDSSLDLNGKTQIYVTPQQDFADLMKSWKNERCSPELLPYPHQLMKRLLNRISMQSQLIENISMGFLDMQSTSNTNSPMPNDSKLPLLCMETELERLKFVIRSYIRCRLSKIDKFSLYLRQLNEDENSLTSLTDLLSKDEIKYHDSHSLIWLKLVNDSILKYMPEELQAINDTEGSVNMIDEPDWNKFVFIHVNGPPDGNWNEDPLLQENEFGKPCYTVTIADLKEEVELTVGSIYVMRYEVIRDLLRDDKVALI; from the coding sequence ATGGACATTAACATAGACGATATCCTTGCAGAACTAGATAAGGAAACTACTGCTGTCGACCCTACCAACATCACCcaagtttcttcttctactaCCCACAGAGATGCAAATACAATAGTGGATTCGTCATTAGACTTGAATGGCAAGACTCAAATATATGTCACTCCGCAACAGGATTTTGCCGACTTGATGAAGTCTTGGAAAAACGAGCGGTGCTCGCCAGAATTGTTGCCATATCCTCATCAGCTGATGAAAAGATTACTGAATCGAATATCCATGCAGTCTCAATTAATTGAGAACATATCAATGGGGTTCCTCGATATGCAAAGTACGTCCAATACGAATTCGCCCATGCCTAACGACTCTAAATTGCCTTTGCTTTGCATGGAAACTGAGTTAGAAAGATTGAAATTTGTTATTAGAAGTTACATACGATGTAGGCTCAGCAAAATTGACAAATTCTCACTTTATTTGCGACAATtgaatgaagatgaaaattcGCTGACCTCCCTCACAGACTTGCTATccaaagatgaaattaAATACCATGACTCGCATTCCCTGATCTGGTTGAAACTCGTCAATGATTCCATACTAAAATACATGCCCGAAGAACTGCAGGCTATTAATGATACCGAAGGAAGCGTAAACATGATAGATGAACCAGACTGGAAcaaatttgtttttataCACGTCAACGGCCCACCAGATGGTAACTGGAACGAGGACCCGTTATTACAAGAAAACGAATTTGGTAAGCCCTGCTACACGGTCACGATTGctgatttgaaagaagaggTTGAACTCACCGTCGGAAGTATTTATGTTATGAGATATGAAGTCATTAGGGATTTGTTAAGAGACGACAAAGTTGCTCTTATTTGA